In the Elioraea tepida genome, one interval contains:
- a CDS encoding TRAP transporter small permease — MSEPPERQPGLKLGEAPPRLPVTLEGAAVALLMAVLAAITFANVLVRYFTDRSFAFTEEYSVALMVVLTLLGASAAFAADWHIRMTYFVEKLRPAVQRRLELVVLGASLLLFSLVTWYGARLAWDEYRFEVLSPGLGVPQWQYTVTLPVIAALISLRILGRLVRVARARRSI; from the coding sequence GTGAGCGAGCCCCCCGAGCGGCAGCCCGGGCTCAAGCTCGGCGAAGCCCCGCCGCGGCTGCCGGTCACGCTCGAAGGGGCGGCGGTGGCTCTCCTGATGGCGGTGCTCGCCGCCATCACCTTCGCCAACGTGCTCGTCCGCTACTTCACCGACCGCTCCTTCGCCTTCACCGAGGAATACTCGGTGGCGCTGATGGTGGTGCTCACCCTGCTCGGCGCCTCGGCCGCGTTCGCCGCCGACTGGCACATCCGCATGACCTATTTCGTCGAGAAGCTCCGGCCCGCCGTGCAGCGCCGACTCGAGCTCGTGGTGCTCGGCGCCTCGCTTCTGCTCTTTTCGCTCGTGACGTGGTACGGCGCGCGGCTTGCCTGGGACGAGTACCGCTTCGAGGTCCTCTCTCCCGGGCTCGGCGTGCCGCAGTGGCAGTATACGGTCACGCTGCCGGTGATCGCCGCGCTGATCTCTCTGCGAATCCTCGGGCGGCTCGTGCGGGTGGCACGGGCAAGGCGAAGCATCTGA
- a CDS encoding TRAP transporter large permease: MALEGSLILLGLFFGMLLLGVPVAVSLGLSGTVVLLVEALGIMALPTNIWTGIAKYPLLALPMFVLAGMVFEKSGVAERLVRFAAALIGARHGGLGLVAILVCMLLGGISGSGAADAAAVASVMLPSMLKQGYPRPYCASVIAAAGSTAVLIPPSIPFIVYSVFVPGVSVPALFVGGLVPGLLCGLALMLPAIALARVHSFGVPGPETQREGLGQAFRDAAWGLAAPIVILGGLRSGLFTPTEAAVVAVAYGLFVGLVVYRTLTPASLYAVFRDAGEISAVVLMIVAAASIFAHAGATVGAFDSLARALISLAPGEVGMLLAINLLILVAGMLIDAISIFLVFLPILVPIARSFGWDLTWFGIMLTMNIAIGAFTPPMAVNLMVTCKVAGCSIESTVPWVVWFVAAMAAALLLVAFVPEVALFLPRLLGDL, from the coding sequence ATGGCCCTCGAAGGCTCGCTGATCCTGCTCGGCCTGTTCTTCGGGATGCTGCTCCTCGGCGTCCCGGTCGCCGTCTCGCTCGGGCTTTCGGGCACGGTCGTGCTGCTCGTCGAGGCTTTGGGCATCATGGCCCTGCCGACGAACATCTGGACCGGGATCGCGAAGTATCCCCTGCTCGCGCTCCCGATGTTCGTGCTCGCAGGCATGGTGTTCGAGAAGTCCGGCGTGGCCGAACGGCTCGTGCGCTTCGCTGCGGCGCTGATCGGCGCGCGGCATGGCGGGCTCGGCCTCGTCGCGATCCTCGTCTGCATGCTGCTCGGCGGGATCTCCGGCTCAGGTGCCGCTGATGCGGCCGCCGTCGCCTCCGTGATGCTGCCCTCGATGCTGAAGCAGGGTTACCCGCGCCCCTATTGCGCGAGCGTGATCGCGGCCGCGGGCTCCACCGCCGTGCTGATCCCGCCCTCCATCCCCTTCATCGTCTATTCCGTGTTCGTCCCGGGCGTGTCGGTGCCGGCGCTGTTCGTGGGCGGTCTCGTGCCTGGGCTCCTGTGCGGGCTCGCGCTGATGCTGCCCGCCATCGCGCTCGCCCGCGTGCACAGCTTCGGGGTGCCGGGCCCCGAGACGCAGCGCGAGGGCCTCGGCCAGGCCTTCCGCGACGCGGCCTGGGGCCTCGCCGCGCCGATCGTCATCCTCGGCGGGCTCCGCTCCGGCCTGTTCACCCCGACCGAGGCGGCCGTCGTCGCGGTCGCCTACGGGCTGTTCGTCGGCCTCGTCGTGTACCGAACCCTCACGCCCGCCTCGCTCTACGCGGTGTTCCGCGACGCCGGCGAGATCTCGGCCGTGGTTCTGATGATCGTCGCGGCTGCCTCGATCTTCGCCCATGCTGGGGCGACCGTCGGCGCCTTCGACTCGCTCGCCCGCGCCCTGATCAGCCTCGCGCCAGGGGAGGTCGGGATGCTGCTTGCGATCAACCTGCTCATCCTGGTCGCTGGCATGCTGATCGACGCGATCTCGATCTTTCTCGTCTTTTTGCCGATCCTTGTGCCGATCGCCCGCAGCTTCGGCTGGGACCTCACCTGGTTCGGCATCATGCTGACGATGAACATCGCGATCGGCGCCTTCACGCCGCCGATGGCGGTGAACCTGATGGTCACCTGCAAGGTGGCAGGCTGTTCGATTGAGAGTACGGTGCCGTGGGTGGTGTGGTTCGTCGCGGCGATGGCCGCGGCGCTCCTCCTCGTCGCCTTCGTGCCGGAGGTCGCGCTGTTCCTGCCGCGCCTGTTGGGCGATCTCTGA
- a CDS encoding heavy metal translocating P-type ATPase: MNASDAGGMAPAPRDAEPMLVVPIEGMSCASCIGRVERAIAAVPGVRSVSVNLATQRAAVRFAGQPNAAAVVEAIVRAGYAVPTTVTDLAIEGMSCASCVGRVERALRAVPGVSEATVNLATGRARVAHLASLPPGSLEAAVSAAGYGAVRIGADAPAAQAERARSAERAEERGLRRDAIIAAVLALPLAVLEMGAHLSSAVHHVIDETIGIALSWKLQFLLAAAVMAWPGRRIQQAGWRALWRGAPDMNALVALGTSAAFAYSTVATFAPSLLPEGAQHVYFEAAAVIVALILFGRWLEARSRSRTSEAIRKLVSLQPPTARVLRDGEEREIPAEELVAGDIFLVRPGERLPADGEVIEGASFVDESMITGEPVPVPKHPGVRVSGGTVNGTGSLRVRATAVGADTVLARIVRMVEEAQAGKLPIQALVDRVTAWFVPAVLAIAAVTFLVWLVAGPEPSLTFALVNAVAVLIIACPCAMGLATPTSIMVATGRAGELGVLFRRGEALQSLASVAVMAFDKTGTLTEGRPEVTDLVVAPGEEEAAVLALAAAVEARSEHPIARAIVAAASARGLAVAEAERFESVPGFGAVAEVAGRRVAVGSARHLERLGIDPGPLAEAALLLARKGRTPLLVADGDRCVAAIAVADPVKPSAPAALSALRGMGLRIAMVTGDNRKAAEAIAESLGIVDVVAEVPPEGKVEAIAALRSGGRTVAFVGDGLNDAPVLASADVGLAVGTGTDVAIESAEVVLMSGDLRAVVTAVALSRATLRNIGQNLAWAFGYNAALIPVAAGVLWPFGGPLLSPIFAAAAMGLSSVFVVTNALRLRRFRPARATIGEVAR, from the coding sequence ATGAACGCTTCCGACGCGGGTGGGATGGCGCCCGCCCCCCGTGACGCAGAGCCCATGCTCGTGGTGCCGATCGAGGGCATGAGCTGCGCCTCCTGCATCGGCCGCGTCGAGCGCGCGATCGCCGCCGTTCCGGGGGTCAGGTCCGTCTCGGTCAACCTCGCGACGCAGCGTGCAGCCGTCCGCTTCGCGGGCCAGCCGAATGCCGCCGCCGTGGTCGAGGCGATCGTCCGCGCCGGCTATGCCGTTCCGACCACGGTGACCGATCTCGCGATCGAGGGGATGAGCTGCGCTTCCTGTGTGGGCCGTGTCGAGCGCGCGCTCAGGGCGGTGCCAGGAGTGAGCGAGGCCACGGTCAATCTCGCGACCGGCCGCGCCCGCGTGGCGCATCTTGCGAGCCTTCCGCCCGGGAGCCTCGAGGCAGCGGTCAGCGCCGCGGGGTACGGGGCGGTGCGGATCGGGGCCGACGCACCGGCAGCGCAGGCCGAGCGCGCTCGCAGCGCCGAGCGTGCCGAGGAGAGAGGCCTCAGACGCGATGCCATCATCGCCGCGGTGCTCGCCTTGCCGCTCGCCGTGCTCGAGATGGGCGCGCATCTCTCGTCGGCGGTCCACCATGTCATTGACGAAACGATCGGGATCGCCCTCTCCTGGAAGCTCCAGTTCCTGCTCGCCGCCGCCGTGATGGCCTGGCCCGGGCGGCGCATCCAGCAGGCGGGGTGGCGCGCGCTGTGGCGCGGTGCGCCGGACATGAACGCGCTCGTCGCCCTCGGCACCAGTGCGGCGTTCGCCTACTCGACGGTCGCGACCTTCGCGCCCTCGCTCCTTCCCGAAGGCGCCCAGCACGTGTACTTCGAGGCGGCTGCGGTGATCGTCGCCCTGATCCTGTTCGGCCGCTGGCTCGAGGCGCGCAGCCGGAGCAGGACCTCGGAGGCGATCCGTAAACTCGTCAGCCTGCAGCCGCCGACCGCGCGCGTGCTGCGCGACGGCGAGGAACGCGAGATCCCGGCTGAAGAGCTCGTCGCCGGTGACATCTTCCTCGTCCGCCCGGGCGAGCGCCTGCCTGCAGACGGCGAGGTGATCGAGGGCGCCTCGTTCGTCGACGAATCGATGATCACCGGCGAGCCCGTGCCGGTGCCGAAACACCCTGGCGTGCGCGTCAGCGGCGGCACCGTGAACGGAACCGGCAGCCTCAGGGTTCGTGCCACGGCCGTGGGCGCGGACACGGTGCTTGCGCGGATCGTCCGCATGGTCGAGGAGGCGCAGGCCGGCAAGCTGCCGATCCAGGCGCTGGTCGACCGGGTGACCGCCTGGTTCGTTCCCGCCGTTCTCGCCATCGCCGCGGTGACCTTCCTCGTCTGGCTTGTCGCCGGGCCCGAGCCCTCGCTCACCTTCGCCCTCGTCAACGCGGTCGCGGTTCTGATCATCGCCTGCCCCTGTGCGATGGGGCTTGCCACGCCGACCTCGATCATGGTCGCAACCGGCCGGGCCGGCGAGCTCGGCGTTCTGTTCCGCAGGGGCGAGGCGCTCCAGTCGCTCGCCTCCGTCGCGGTGATGGCGTTCGACAAGACCGGCACGCTGACCGAGGGCAGGCCGGAGGTGACCGATCTCGTCGTCGCGCCGGGCGAGGAGGAAGCCGCGGTGCTCGCGCTCGCCGCCGCCGTCGAGGCGCGGTCGGAACACCCGATCGCGCGCGCGATCGTCGCCGCCGCCTCGGCCCGCGGCCTTGCCGTTGCCGAAGCAGAGCGTTTCGAGTCCGTTCCAGGCTTCGGGGCCGTCGCCGAGGTCGCTGGGCGTCGCGTGGCCGTCGGCTCGGCGCGCCACCTCGAACGCCTGGGCATCGACCCGGGCCCGCTGGCCGAGGCCGCGCTTCTGCTCGCACGCAAGGGCAGGACGCCGCTCCTCGTCGCGGACGGCGATCGCTGCGTCGCCGCGATCGCGGTCGCCGATCCCGTGAAGCCCTCGGCGCCGGCGGCGCTCTCGGCGCTGCGCGGGATGGGCCTCCGAATCGCGATGGTGACGGGCGATAACCGCAAGGCGGCGGAGGCGATCGCGGAAAGCCTCGGGATCGTCGACGTCGTCGCCGAGGTACCGCCCGAGGGCAAGGTCGAGGCCATCGCGGCGCTCCGGTCGGGAGGGCGGACGGTGGCCTTCGTCGGCGACGGACTCAACGATGCCCCGGTCCTCGCCTCTGCCGATGTCGGGCTTGCGGTGGGCACGGGGACGGATGTCGCGATCGAGAGTGCCGAGGTTGTGCTGATGAGCGGAGACCTGCGGGCGGTCGTGACAGCGGTCGCGCTCAGCCGCGCGACGCTTCGCAACATAGGCCAGAATCTGGCTTGGGCCTTTGGCTACAACGCTGCCCTGATCCCGGTCGCCGCCGGGGTGCTGTGGCCGTTCGGCGGCCCGCTGCTCTCTCCCATCTTCGCGGCCGCGGCGATGGGGCTCTCCAGCGTGTTCGTCGTGACGAACGCCTTGCGTCTTCGGCGCTTCCGGCCGGCGCGTGCGACGATCGGGGAGGTAGCGCGCTGA
- a CDS encoding DUF2065 family protein — protein MSVALLLAALGLVIAAEGLLYAAFPAQVRRALAALLSLEDGALRAVGVAAATLGLLIVALASLLV, from the coding sequence TTGTCCGTCGCCCTGCTGCTTGCGGCCCTCGGCCTCGTGATCGCGGCCGAGGGCCTGCTCTATGCGGCCTTCCCCGCACAGGTGCGCCGGGCGCTCGCGGCGCTCCTCTCCCTCGAGGACGGCGCGCTGCGCGCCGTCGGCGTCGCCGCCGCGACACTCGGTCTCCTCATCGTCGCGCTGGCGTCGCTGCTCGTCTGA
- the hflC gene encoding protease modulator HflC: MNQKAIIGGVIGLAVVGVVLFSTLFTVHQTQQVLVLQFGKPVRVITEPGLNAKLPIVQNTLSFDKRLLDYDMPGEEVILGDQRRLIVDAFTRFRIVDPLQYYQTVGVGDNAIRARLSSIVTSALRRVLGNEPLLAVLSADRGRIMADIRTQVNNEARRFGIEIEDVRIRRADLPEENTQAILNRMQSERERVAREARAEGAEVAARVRASAERERTVILAEAQAQADILRGQGEQESIRILAEAFQRDIQFFAFWRSMQAYREAFGEGSEGGRLVLTPDSEFFRFFKDIPQDVRAAGVR, encoded by the coding sequence ATGAACCAGAAGGCGATCATCGGCGGCGTCATCGGCCTCGCGGTCGTCGGCGTCGTCCTGTTCTCGACCCTGTTCACGGTGCACCAGACGCAGCAGGTGCTGGTGCTTCAGTTCGGCAAGCCGGTGCGCGTGATCACCGAACCGGGGCTGAACGCGAAGTTGCCGATCGTCCAGAACACGCTCAGCTTCGACAAGCGCCTGCTCGATTACGACATGCCGGGCGAGGAGGTGATCCTCGGCGACCAGCGTCGACTGATCGTCGATGCCTTCACGCGCTTCCGCATCGTCGACCCGCTGCAGTACTACCAGACGGTCGGTGTCGGCGATAACGCCATCCGGGCGCGGCTGTCGTCGATCGTCACCTCGGCGCTGAGGCGCGTGCTCGGCAACGAGCCTCTGCTCGCCGTCCTGTCGGCCGACCGCGGCCGAATCATGGCCGACATCCGCACCCAGGTGAACAACGAGGCGCGTCGCTTCGGCATCGAGATCGAGGATGTGCGAATCCGCCGCGCCGACCTGCCGGAGGAGAACACCCAGGCGATCCTGAACCGGATGCAGTCCGAGCGCGAGCGCGTCGCCCGCGAGGCTCGAGCCGAAGGCGCCGAGGTCGCGGCCCGCGTCCGAGCGAGTGCGGAGCGCGAGCGGACCGTAATCCTCGCCGAGGCCCAGGCGCAGGCCGACATCCTGCGCGGCCAGGGCGAGCAGGAGAGCATCCGGATCCTCGCCGAGGCGTTCCAGCGCGACATCCAGTTCTTCGCCTTCTGGCGGAGCATGCAGGCCTATCGCGAGGCGTTCGGCGAAGGCTCCGAGGGTGGCCGACTCGTGCTGACGCCGGACAGCGAGTTCTTCCGCTTCTTCAAGGATATCCCGCAGGACGTCCGGGCCGCCGGGGTGCGCTGA
- the hflK gene encoding FtsH protease activity modulator HflK gives MPWTNNSGGGSPWGGGGRQGGPWGGGGPQLPQAPNLDELLRKGQDFVRRFLPHGFGGGKGLAIIGLVLVGIWLLSGFYRVQPDEQGIVLRFGAFNRVTAPGLNYALPAPIETVLTPRVTRVNRIEVGFRSGVDGGVARVGPLRDVIEESLMLTGDENIIDIDFSVLWRISNAPDFLFNIRNPEQTLKSAAESVMREVIGRTPIQRALTEARAQIEQAVRTGTQAIMDQYGAGIEVTQIQLQKVDPPAAVIDAFRDVQRANADRERLRNEAEAFRNDIIPRARGEAERLVQEAQGEREARIARANGEAQRFIAVLSAYSEARDVTRLRLYLETMEEVLRRSPTIVVDDKVQNVVPFLPLNDLNRGAARQAAGLGDKPMPIPAAPATPAARASGVTR, from the coding sequence ATGCCCTGGACGAACAACAGCGGGGGCGGCAGCCCCTGGGGCGGCGGCGGACGGCAGGGAGGGCCGTGGGGCGGCGGTGGCCCGCAGCTTCCGCAGGCGCCCAATCTCGACGAGCTGCTGCGCAAGGGGCAGGACTTCGTCCGCCGCTTCCTCCCGCACGGCTTCGGCGGCGGCAAAGGGCTTGCCATCATCGGCCTCGTGCTCGTGGGCATCTGGCTTCTCTCGGGCTTCTATCGCGTTCAGCCGGACGAGCAGGGCATCGTGCTCCGCTTCGGCGCGTTCAACCGCGTCACTGCGCCGGGGTTGAACTATGCCCTGCCCGCACCGATCGAGACCGTGCTCACCCCGCGGGTGACCCGCGTCAATCGGATCGAGGTCGGCTTCCGCAGCGGCGTCGATGGCGGCGTCGCGCGGGTCGGGCCGTTGCGTGATGTCATCGAGGAGAGCCTGATGCTCACCGGTGACGAGAACATCATCGACATCGACTTCTCGGTGCTGTGGCGCATCTCGAACGCCCCCGATTTCCTCTTCAACATCCGCAATCCCGAACAGACGCTCAAATCGGCCGCCGAGAGCGTGATGCGCGAGGTGATCGGCCGCACACCGATCCAACGCGCGCTGACCGAGGCGCGCGCCCAGATCGAGCAGGCGGTGCGCACCGGCACCCAGGCGATCATGGACCAGTACGGGGCCGGGATCGAGGTGACGCAGATCCAGCTCCAGAAGGTTGACCCGCCGGCGGCGGTGATCGACGCCTTCCGCGACGTGCAGCGCGCCAACGCCGACCGTGAGCGTCTGCGCAACGAGGCCGAGGCGTTCCGCAACGACATCATCCCGCGCGCCCGAGGCGAGGCCGAGCGTCTCGTTCAGGAGGCACAGGGCGAGCGCGAGGCGCGGATCGCCCGCGCCAACGGCGAGGCGCAGCGCTTCATCGCCGTGCTCTCCGCCTACAGCGAGGCGCGCGATGTCACCCGCCTGCGCCTCTATCTCGAGACGATGGAGGAGGTGCTCCGCCGGAGCCCGACCATCGTCGTCGATGACAAGGTGCAGAACGTGGTTCCGTTCCTTCCCTTGAACGACCTCAATCGCGGCGCCGCGCGGCAGGCAGCCGGCCTCGGTGACAAGCCGATGCCGATCCCCGCCGCCCCTGCTACCCCCGCCGCCCGTGCCAGCGGAGTGACGCGATGA
- a CDS encoding Mrp/NBP35 family ATP-binding protein → MTAVTPETVMAALARLRDPERGADIVSLGMVQGLTIRGGLVSFALEVPRERAAALEPLRKAAEAAVSALPGVLNTTVVLTAHRGDPTPQGQTAGARAADAAAGRGKGPQLLGTCRAIVAVASGKGGVGKSTTAANLAIALAQSGLAVGLLDADIYGPSMPRMLGVRGRPHAAGQMIAPMEKWGLKVMSIGFLVEEETPMIWRGPMVMGALEQMMSQVLWGPLDIMVVDMPPGTGDAQLTMAQRVPLTGAVIVSTPQDVALIDARRGIAMFARTNVPVLGLIENMSYFCCPNCGHRSEIFGHGGARREAERLGTEFLGEIPLRLDIRTTSDEGAPITATQPDGEEARIYRAIAARVWAKCEAVLARRAASAPRIVVE, encoded by the coding sequence ATGACTGCAGTGACGCCCGAGACAGTGATGGCGGCGCTCGCCCGCCTGCGCGACCCCGAACGCGGCGCCGACATCGTCTCGCTCGGGATGGTGCAGGGCCTCACGATACGCGGCGGGCTCGTCTCCTTCGCTCTCGAGGTGCCGCGCGAGCGCGCCGCAGCGCTCGAACCGCTGCGCAAGGCGGCCGAGGCGGCGGTCTCCGCCCTGCCCGGCGTGCTCAACACGACCGTCGTGCTCACCGCCCACCGCGGCGACCCGACGCCACAGGGGCAGACCGCCGGCGCCCGGGCGGCGGACGCGGCGGCGGGGCGAGGCAAGGGCCCGCAGCTCCTCGGCACCTGCCGCGCCATCGTCGCCGTCGCCTCGGGCAAGGGCGGGGTGGGCAAGAGCACGACGGCAGCGAATCTCGCGATCGCGCTCGCCCAATCGGGCCTCGCCGTCGGCCTGCTCGATGCCGACATCTACGGGCCGTCGATGCCGCGCATGCTGGGCGTGCGGGGCCGGCCGCACGCGGCGGGTCAGATGATCGCGCCGATGGAGAAATGGGGCCTCAAGGTCATGTCGATCGGCTTCCTCGTCGAGGAGGAGACGCCGATGATCTGGCGCGGGCCGATGGTGATGGGCGCGCTCGAGCAGATGATGTCCCAGGTGCTCTGGGGGCCGCTCGACATCATGGTGGTGGACATGCCGCCCGGCACGGGCGACGCCCAGCTGACGATGGCCCAGCGCGTGCCGCTGACCGGCGCGGTGATCGTCTCCACGCCGCAGGATGTGGCGCTGATCGACGCACGCCGCGGCATCGCCATGTTCGCGCGCACCAACGTGCCGGTGCTCGGGCTGATCGAGAACATGAGCTATTTCTGCTGCCCGAACTGCGGCCACCGGAGCGAGATCTTCGGCCATGGCGGTGCACGCCGCGAGGCAGAACGGCTCGGCACCGAGTTCCTCGGCGAGATCCCGCTCAGGCTTGACATCCGCACCACCTCGGACGAGGGAGCGCCGATCACGGCCACCCAGCCCGACGGCGAGGAGGCGAGGATCTACCGCGCCATCGCCGCTCGGGTCTGGGCCAAGTGCGAGGCGGTGCTCGCCCGACGCGCCGCCTCCGCCCCGAGAATCGTCGTCGAATAG
- a CDS encoding ribokinase has protein sequence MILVFGSVNLDLIVPVPSLPAPGETVLGEGLRSEPGGKGANQAVAAARDGARVRFAGAVGDDSFAASALVTLREAGVDLSLLATVPAPTGVAMICVDPAGRNQIAVAPGANRLVRASQIAEDDLGAATTLLLQMEVDAEETALLIARARARGARIVLNLAPPLPLPREAVAAVDLLIVNEGEAAALALRLGTDAAPAALRRALGGPDVILTRGEKGAVAATAAGLIDQPAFAVAASDTTAAGDTFSGVLAAALDRGQDLALALRRAAAAAALACTRPGSQGSIPDAAATEALLARGENTPGLP, from the coding sequence GTGATCCTCGTCTTCGGCTCGGTCAATCTCGACCTGATCGTGCCGGTGCCGAGCCTTCCCGCGCCTGGCGAGACGGTGCTCGGCGAGGGCTTGCGCAGCGAGCCGGGCGGCAAGGGGGCGAACCAGGCGGTCGCCGCCGCGCGCGACGGGGCGCGGGTTCGCTTCGCGGGCGCTGTGGGGGACGACTCCTTCGCCGCATCCGCCCTCGTGACGCTCCGCGAGGCCGGCGTCGACCTCTCCCTGCTTGCGACGGTTCCCGCTCCGACAGGGGTGGCGATGATCTGCGTCGATCCCGCCGGGCGCAACCAGATCGCCGTCGCTCCGGGCGCCAATCGTCTCGTAAGGGCGTCGCAGATCGCCGAGGACGATCTCGGCGCGGCGACGACGCTTCTCCTCCAGATGGAGGTCGACGCCGAGGAGACGGCGTTGCTGATCGCCCGCGCTCGTGCCCGCGGCGCGCGGATCGTTCTGAACCTCGCCCCGCCCCTGCCGCTTCCGCGCGAGGCGGTCGCCGCGGTCGATCTCCTCATCGTCAACGAGGGAGAGGCGGCGGCGCTCGCCTTGCGCCTCGGCACCGACGCCGCGCCGGCGGCGCTGCGCCGCGCTCTCGGCGGCCCAGACGTGATCCTGACGCGTGGCGAGAAGGGGGCGGTTGCGGCGACCGCCGCCGGCCTGATCGACCAGCCTGCCTTCGCCGTCGCCGCGTCAGACACCACCGCCGCCGGCGACACCTTCTCAGGCGTGCTCGCCGCCGCGCTCGACCGCGGGCAGGACCTCGCCTTGGCGCTGCGCCGTGCCGCCGCCGCCGCGGCGCTCGCCTGCACCCGGCCGGGCTCGCAGGGGAGCATTCCGGATGCCGCCGCGACCGAGGCTCTGCTCGCCCGCGGCGAGAATACCCCCGGGCTGCCCTGA
- the thyX gene encoding FAD-dependent thymidylate synthase → MELTDAQGAEIGAARAAEARTLRPTVPALEALLYTPLPVLDHGFLRVVDYMGDDAAIVQAARVSYGRGTKRVQDDAGLIRYLMRHRHSTPFEMAEIKWHVKLPIFVARQWIRHRTANVNEISARYSVLDREFYIPAREALAAQSADNRQGRGALLDGEEAEEVLRLLREDAARCHDHYLWMLNEGEDGARADPSRRGLARELARMNLTLNTYTQWYWKTDLHNLLHFLSLRADPHAQYEIRAYAEVMLEVVKAWVPITAQAFLDYRLGAVTFSAQMLAALKRMLAGETVTAESAGMSRREWREFMAALGREA, encoded by the coding sequence ATGGAGCTGACGGACGCGCAAGGGGCAGAGATCGGCGCAGCGCGCGCGGCCGAGGCGCGCACCCTGCGCCCGACGGTTCCTGCTCTCGAAGCGCTGCTCTACACGCCGCTTCCGGTGCTCGACCACGGTTTCCTTCGTGTGGTCGACTACATGGGCGATGACGCTGCGATTGTGCAGGCCGCGCGCGTCTCCTACGGCCGCGGCACGAAGCGGGTGCAGGACGATGCGGGGCTGATCCGCTACCTGATGCGCCATCGGCACTCGACCCCCTTCGAGATGGCCGAGATCAAGTGGCATGTGAAGCTGCCGATCTTCGTCGCGCGGCAGTGGATCCGCCACCGAACCGCCAACGTCAACGAGATCTCGGCACGCTACTCGGTGCTCGACCGCGAGTTCTACATCCCCGCGCGCGAGGCGCTCGCCGCCCAGAGCGCCGACAACCGCCAGGGCCGCGGCGCGCTGCTCGACGGGGAGGAGGCCGAAGAGGTGCTGCGTCTTCTGCGCGAGGACGCCGCCCGCTGCCACGACCACTACCTCTGGATGCTCAACGAGGGCGAGGATGGAGCCCGCGCCGACCCCTCACGGCGTGGGCTCGCGCGCGAGCTCGCGCGCATGAACCTCACGCTCAACACCTACACCCAGTGGTATTGGAAGACGGACCTCCACAACCTTCTGCACTTCCTGTCGCTTCGCGCCGATCCGCACGCCCAGTACGAGATCCGCGCCTATGCCGAGGTGATGCTTGAGGTCGTCAAGGCCTGGGTGCCGATCACCGCCCAGGCCTTCCTCGACTACCGGCTCGGAGCGGTGACCTTCTCGGCGCAGATGCTCGCGGCGCTCAAGCGCATGCTCGCCGGCGAGACGGTGACGGCCGAGAGCGCAGGGATGAGCCGGCGCGAGTGGCGCGAGTTCATGGCCGCTCTCGGGCGCGAGGCCTGA